One part of the Arabidopsis thaliana chromosome 1 sequence genome encodes these proteins:
- a CDS encoding F-box family protein (F-box family protein; CONTAINS InterPro DOMAIN/s: F-box domain, Skp2-like (InterPro:IPR022364); BEST Arabidopsis thaliana protein match is: RNI-like superfamily protein (TAIR:AT3G18150.1); Has 1865 Blast hits to 1833 proteins in 26 species: Archae - 0; Bacteria - 0; Metazoa - 0; Fungi - 0; Plants - 1865; Viruses - 0; Other Eukaryotes - 0 (source: NCBI BLink).): MALDGENRDGGSASVRVLKHCLEDVDSISSLPDVILQENLSLIPTKFAIRTSVLSKRWRHVWSETPSLDFDDCYKLDVDFIDKTLALYRARKIMTFDLWITNGINLPYIDGWIKFAMSRNVENLFLSFDFRLYDVPDYLYINSSVKQLSIAKILSGCPIIESLTLHFCDQLMVLDLTKSPSLKILEIHGSIWAKVDICFCSLKEIKANFLLDTVLKCLYKLQNVDKLTFGANFLKGRGLPFPMFKAKALTLETTISKYVIPVQGEYDPTYLRCMKLDHCSIFAKISRRNVESKHVASFMELMIKTTKKLEKMVVRLESYLDGRGFEELLEMVPMLSQNNNVSIVLSSTKPRQSL; this comes from the exons ATGGCGCTCGACGGCGAGAACAGAGACGGTGGCTCCGCCTCCGTGAGAGTCCTCAAGCATTGCCTCGAAGATGTAGACTCAATAAGCTCTTTGCCTGATGTGATCCTCCAAGAAAACCTCTCCTTAATTCCGACCAAATTCGCCATAAGAACATCGGTCTTGTCCAAACGATGGAGGCATGTTTGGTCCGAAACACCTTCCCTCGACTTCGATGATTGCTATAAACTAGATGTTGATTTTATAGACAAAACCCTAGCTCTCTACAGGGCTCGCAAGATTATGACTTTTGACCTCTGGATCACCAACGGAATCAATCTTCCTTACATTGATGGATGGATCAAGTTCGCCATGTCCCGAAACGTGGAGAATCTGTTTCTGAGTTTCGATTTTCGGTTATATGATGTTCCTGATTACTTGTACATCAATTCCTCTGTCAAGCAACTC TCCATTGCTAAGATTCTTTCTGGTTGTCCGATTATCGAAAGCTTAACATTGCATTTTTGTGATCAACTGATGGTTCTTGATCTCACCAAATCACCGAGTTTGAAAATATTGGAAATCCATGGTAGCATTTGGG CTAAAGTAGACATTTGCTTTTGCTCACTTAAAGAGATAAAGGCTAATTTCCTTCTCGACACGGTGCTCAAGTGTCTTTACAAGTTGCAGAATGTAGACAAGCTTACCTTTGGGGCAAACTTTCTTAAG GGCCGCGGTCTTCCTTTTCCGATGTTCAAGGCTAAAGCTTTGACTCTCGAGACAACGATCTCTAAATACGTTATTCCTG tACAGGGTGAGTATGATCCCACGTACTTGCGTTGCATGAAGCTGGATCATTGCTCGATCTTTGCAAAGATTTCCCGTCGGAATGTAGAGTCAAAGCATGTGGCTTCGTTCATGGAACTTATGATTAAAACCACAAAGAAATTAGAGAAGATGGTCGTAAGGTTGGAAAGTTATCTTGATGGAAGAGGTTTCGAAGAATTGCTTGAGATGGTTCCAATGCTTTCTCAAAACAACAATGTCTCCATTGTGCTTAGCTCAACCAAGCCGAGACAGAGTCTTTAG